In one Cloacibacillus porcorum genomic region, the following are encoded:
- a CDS encoding glycerol dehydrogenase, with protein MSNIIIAPGKYVQGKGELSKLGGYVEKLGAKPFILVSPSGMKRVKEPITRSFGATPLVFEEFCGECSKKEINRLIEKMGGCDVVIGVGGGKILDTVKAVAYYAKKPVVIVPTIASTDAPCSALSVIYTDEGVFEEYLFLPANPNLVLVDTDVVAAAPARLLVSGMGDALATYFEARAVKASDSGTCAGGKATNAAISLAKLCYDTLIENGLRAKLAVERHVCTKAVENIIEANTFLSGIGFESGGLAAAHAVYNGLTVLEASHQFYHGEKVAFGTLVQLVLEDAPTEEIEEVVDFCLDVDLPVCLEDIGIIDPKPEDIMAVAEATCVPSETIHSMPFEVTADKVYAAIMGADALGRFYKGK; from the coding sequence ATGTCAAACATCATTATCGCTCCCGGCAAATATGTACAGGGCAAAGGCGAACTATCAAAGTTGGGCGGCTATGTGGAAAAACTCGGCGCGAAGCCCTTTATCCTCGTAAGCCCCTCCGGTATGAAGCGGGTAAAAGAGCCCATCACGCGGAGCTTCGGCGCGACGCCGCTGGTTTTTGAAGAGTTCTGCGGCGAGTGCAGCAAAAAAGAGATAAACCGCCTCATTGAAAAGATGGGCGGCTGCGACGTCGTCATCGGCGTCGGCGGCGGCAAGATACTAGACACCGTGAAGGCCGTCGCCTACTACGCGAAAAAACCCGTCGTCATCGTACCGACGATCGCCTCGACAGACGCGCCGTGCAGCGCGCTCTCTGTCATCTACACCGACGAAGGCGTCTTTGAGGAATACCTCTTCCTGCCCGCGAATCCCAACCTTGTGCTCGTCGACACCGACGTCGTCGCGGCGGCGCCCGCGCGCCTGCTTGTCAGCGGCATGGGCGACGCGCTCGCAACCTATTTCGAGGCCCGCGCTGTAAAGGCCTCCGATTCCGGCACCTGCGCCGGCGGCAAGGCGACAAACGCCGCCATCTCGCTCGCGAAGCTCTGCTACGATACGCTGATCGAAAACGGCCTCCGCGCCAAGCTCGCCGTTGAGCGCCACGTCTGCACCAAAGCGGTCGAAAACATCATCGAAGCCAACACCTTCCTCAGCGGCATCGGCTTTGAAAGCGGCGGCCTCGCCGCGGCGCACGCCGTGTATAACGGCCTGACCGTACTTGAGGCGAGCCACCAGTTCTATCACGGCGAGAAGGTCGCCTTTGGAACGCTTGTGCAGCTTGTGCTCGAAGACGCGCCGACGGAAGAGATCGAAGAGGTCGTCGACTTCTGCCTCGACGTCGATCTGCCCGTATGCCTTGAGGATATCGGCATCATCGATCCGAAGCCCGAGGATATCATGGCGGTGGCCGAGGCGACCTGCGTGCCCTCCGAGACGATCCACTCCATGCCCTTCGAGGTGACGGCGGACAAGGTCTATGCCGCGATTATGGGCGCGGACGCCCTCGGACGCTTCTACAAGGGCAAATAA
- a CDS encoding histidine phosphatase family protein — MMAEKKRIYLMRHAKPDLPMNGRVYYGQTDYPLAPQGTAAAEETGEYLKGKITFDYLYASDMIRAQQTAKLAAPYLPITTVPALREVNLGEWEGRGYDEVREQFREIYEARGVKFAEVAPPGGETFRELQRRTVPAFEEIESAHKSGNILIVAHGAAIWSIMARCFGFDLNDMFFFPQDYCGIHVVEPAGGRMRLCQYNWQPLLKAAG; from the coding sequence ATGATGGCTGAAAAAAAACGCATATACCTGATGAGGCACGCGAAGCCCGATCTGCCGATGAACGGCCGGGTATATTACGGACAGACCGACTACCCGCTGGCCCCTCAGGGCACCGCGGCGGCGGAAGAGACCGGCGAATACCTTAAGGGTAAAATTACCTTTGATTATCTGTACGCAAGCGATATGATACGCGCGCAGCAGACGGCGAAACTCGCGGCCCCCTACCTTCCGATAACTACGGTCCCCGCGCTGCGCGAGGTGAACCTCGGCGAGTGGGAGGGGCGCGGCTACGACGAGGTACGGGAGCAGTTCCGCGAGATATATGAGGCGCGCGGCGTGAAATTCGCAGAGGTCGCTCCTCCCGGCGGCGAGACCTTCCGTGAGCTGCAGCGGCGTACGGTGCCCGCCTTTGAAGAGATAGAGTCCGCCCATAAGAGCGGCAATATCCTCATCGTGGCGCACGGCGCCGCAATCTGGAGTATCATGGCGCGCTGCTTTGGTTTTGACCTCAACGACATGTTCTTCTTCCCGCAGGACTACTGCGGCATACACGTCGTTGAGCCGGCAGGCGGACGAATGCGGCTCTGTCAATATAACTGGCAGCCGCTGCTCAAAGCGGCGGGGTAA
- a CDS encoding tetratricopeptide repeat protein has protein sequence MRRNRGGITTVLVIIIAVAMLAATAWLVLETLKKRSAEQGLAYLRSGDYTQAALCLERAARYSLRPDAAVLFHLAEARLKLGGLAEAKSGFERVISLEPQNAAARYELGKIYIGEKNFGAARSEITALEEIGTEEAKEYADELKGAIQTGAVKGFFNELLKKILPGGIPDALNNTVPETEE, from the coding sequence ATGAGGAGAAATAGGGGCGGTATAACAACGGTCCTGGTGATAATAATAGCTGTCGCGATGCTTGCCGCGACGGCTTGGCTCGTGCTGGAGACTCTGAAAAAACGCAGCGCCGAACAGGGGCTGGCCTATCTGCGGAGCGGTGACTACACCCAGGCGGCGCTCTGCCTGGAGAGGGCGGCGCGCTATTCTCTGCGCCCCGACGCGGCGGTACTATTCCACCTTGCCGAGGCACGGCTTAAACTTGGCGGCCTCGCGGAGGCGAAGAGCGGCTTTGAACGGGTGATCTCTCTTGAGCCGCAGAACGCCGCCGCAAGATATGAGCTCGGGAAAATATATATCGGAGAAAAAAACTTTGGGGCGGCGAGGTCTGAGATTACGGCGCTCGAGGAGATCGGTACGGAAGAGGCTAAGGAATACGCCGACGAACTTAAGGGCGCGATCCAGACCGGGGCTGTTAAAGGGTTCTTCAACGAACTCCTGAAAAAGATACTCCCCGGCGGCATTCCCGACGCGTTGAACAACACCGTGCCGGAGACCGAAGAATAA
- a CDS encoding S8 family serine peptidase: MKLNLWKITAAVLAALLLAVPVRLSADVVKGEYAEGRILVKIVSAPQGALKGRSLSSASSTEIAGMKIEKSWDFAASKTSAENGGRTLSAGGTEGGERIALLSSGTMSTAQMLAAAEKEPSITYAEPDYKIYPASLPNDPAVTEQWAYSNKIKSPAGGAATVNIQSAWGRAEASHNAEVAVAVVDMGVDYEHPDLKDNMWDGSEYGYPKHGWDSALDTNDPMDRDGHGTHVAGIVAASSNNGIGIAGAARGTKIIAVKVFGRSDGFSSSVVDAYSKLLALKASGVKLVATNNSWTAPILSKTAAEAMEALGRAGVVNVVAAANDHADNDTTMGFPFNFPSDYSVVVAASTPWDEIAEFSNYGKRSVHLAAPGAWILSTYSRKAEKEESILKNSFAKPLISDDKLVYYRDFVSAEGLTLSGSENGTQSISTDDGYLEWKISAQRAGTFAFTIDKEFDLRAVSADSYALHLSTASVSDKALNISLCASDDKNGTNRDTHKIPQNASDVGNSWSGSVRPISAPNEEEEEWWDEITPARQVWYSQEVHVELSIEMAAGEERTIKIKEIAITKGKPYDADAPYRHMDGTSMAAPTVAGCAALLAVTYPGMTPAELRARLIGGAVKIPSMKDKLLSGGRFDVEKATVSPSPVVNTALAAGGVLTLEGWFFGKAGTLALNAGGTEQQLKILSWEDGRITAALPEPPVGWSEITVRRADGDWGRKITELSHAAAQWESLAALPVYMHKARLAADEEKGLIYLAGCFSQEKMTSLFACYDIAEDRWWELASLPKEIYADLDGYGNSISASLGAALTLYKGAPVVIRNYDGVAIIAATYRDGAWKSVKIESFTEKPTWYDKAVFATPAKDGKSILLLLSSGTLWRVDPDGGKAEKMAAVPELSGRDLDGAAITASNGVIAIAGGAGDAAAVPLFCDGERSWTGTPCPLPESGKFTWKYAACGIYNGFLLLLEGTWNTPPAIGSGAYYDMDGKRWLPAPTGRTASRNCGASVVVGDHLYRAAITDFFGGVEDAFERLDLRDDAPEPRPSGSGGCAGGIAAAALLAGVPLIFVRKKR, translated from the coding sequence ATGAAACTTAATTTATGGAAGATTACGGCCGCCGTGCTGGCGGCGCTGCTTTTAGCGGTTCCGGTTCGCCTGTCGGCCGATGTGGTGAAAGGCGAATATGCGGAGGGGCGTATACTCGTAAAAATTGTCTCCGCGCCTCAAGGTGCTTTGAAGGGACGTTCCCTGTCGTCAGCCTCATCGACGGAGATCGCCGGAATGAAGATAGAAAAAAGCTGGGATTTTGCGGCAAGTAAGACGAGCGCTGAAAATGGCGGAAGAACTCTCTCCGCAGGCGGAACAGAGGGCGGCGAAAGGATAGCCCTGCTCTCTTCAGGGACTATGAGTACGGCACAGATGCTTGCGGCGGCGGAGAAAGAACCGAGCATAACCTACGCCGAACCGGACTATAAAATATATCCGGCGTCACTGCCGAATGATCCCGCGGTAACCGAACAGTGGGCTTACAGCAATAAAATTAAAAGCCCAGCCGGCGGAGCAGCTACCGTCAATATACAGAGTGCGTGGGGCAGAGCGGAGGCCTCTCACAATGCTGAGGTGGCGGTCGCGGTTGTGGACATGGGTGTGGATTATGAACATCCGGATCTGAAAGACAATATGTGGGACGGCAGCGAATACGGCTACCCAAAGCATGGTTGGGACAGCGCGCTTGATACGAACGACCCGATGGACAGAGATGGACATGGTACGCACGTCGCCGGGATTGTCGCCGCCAGCTCAAACAACGGAATCGGGATTGCGGGGGCGGCGCGCGGCACTAAGATAATCGCCGTCAAAGTTTTCGGCCGCAGCGACGGGTTTTCCTCCTCTGTAGTAGACGCCTATAGCAAACTGCTGGCGTTGAAGGCAAGCGGCGTTAAGCTTGTGGCGACCAATAACTCCTGGACAGCCCCTATACTCTCAAAGACGGCGGCGGAGGCGATGGAGGCGCTCGGCAGGGCGGGGGTTGTCAACGTTGTCGCTGCTGCAAACGATCACGCGGACAACGATACGACGATGGGGTTTCCCTTTAACTTTCCCTCCGATTATTCCGTGGTCGTCGCGGCCTCCACGCCATGGGACGAGATTGCGGAATTTTCCAACTACGGAAAACGCTCCGTGCACCTTGCCGCGCCCGGCGCTTGGATACTGAGCACATATAGCCGGAAAGCTGAAAAAGAAGAATCTATACTGAAAAATTCCTTTGCAAAGCCGCTCATATCCGACGATAAGCTGGTCTACTACAGAGATTTCGTCTCCGCCGAGGGGCTTACCCTTTCAGGTTCGGAGAACGGCACGCAGAGCATATCGACTGATGACGGCTATCTGGAGTGGAAAATTTCGGCGCAGAGGGCCGGTACCTTTGCCTTCACGATAGATAAAGAATTCGACCTGCGCGCCGTCAGCGCGGACAGCTATGCCCTTCATCTCAGCACGGCCTCAGTCAGCGACAAAGCGTTGAATATATCTCTCTGTGCCTCAGATGATAAAAACGGGACCAACCGGGACACGCATAAAATACCCCAGAACGCAAGCGACGTGGGTAACTCCTGGTCCGGGAGCGTCAGACCGATAAGCGCTCCCAACGAGGAAGAAGAAGAGTGGTGGGACGAAATTACTCCGGCGAGACAGGTTTGGTACAGCCAGGAGGTACATGTGGAATTGTCCATAGAGATGGCTGCGGGTGAAGAGCGGACGATAAAAATCAAGGAAATTGCAATCACGAAGGGAAAACCGTACGACGCCGACGCTCCCTACCGCCATATGGACGGCACCTCGATGGCGGCCCCCACGGTTGCCGGATGCGCGGCGCTGCTCGCCGTGACATATCCAGGGATGACGCCGGCCGAGCTGCGCGCGCGGCTCATCGGCGGAGCGGTGAAGATACCGTCAATGAAAGATAAATTGCTGAGCGGCGGCCGGTTTGATGTTGAGAAGGCGACTGTCTCTCCCTCGCCGGTAGTAAATACCGCCTTGGCTGCGGGCGGTGTGCTGACGCTTGAGGGCTGGTTTTTCGGCAAAGCCGGAACGCTTGCGCTGAATGCCGGAGGAACAGAACAACAGCTTAAAATTCTCTCATGGGAGGACGGAAGAATCACGGCGGCGCTCCCCGAGCCTCCCGTCGGCTGGAGCGAAATCACCGTGAGACGCGCGGATGGCGACTGGGGGCGAAAGATCACTGAGCTTTCACATGCCGCTGCGCAGTGGGAGAGCCTTGCCGCTCTGCCGGTTTATATGCATAAAGCGCGGCTTGCCGCGGATGAGGAAAAAGGGCTGATATACCTCGCGGGCTGTTTCTCTCAAGAGAAGATGACATCACTCTTTGCCTGCTACGACATCGCGGAGGACCGCTGGTGGGAACTTGCGTCCCTTCCTAAAGAGATATACGCCGATTTGGACGGTTACGGCAACTCGATAAGCGCCAGCCTTGGCGCGGCGCTTACCCTCTACAAGGGGGCTCCCGTAGTAATACGCAACTACGACGGGGTGGCTATCATCGCGGCGACGTATCGTGACGGCGCGTGGAAGAGCGTAAAAATCGAAAGCTTCACGGAAAAGCCGACTTGGTATGATAAGGCGGTTTTCGCCACACCGGCAAAAGACGGAAAGTCGATCCTGCTGCTTCTCAGCAGCGGTACTTTGTGGCGTGTGGACCCGGACGGAGGAAAAGCCGAAAAGATGGCCGCGGTGCCGGAACTCAGCGGCAGGGACCTTGACGGAGCGGCGATAACGGCCTCGAACGGCGTGATAGCGATAGCTGGCGGCGCCGGTGACGCCGCGGCGGTTCCCCTCTTCTGCGACGGTGAGAGATCCTGGACGGGAACGCCGTGCCCGCTGCCAGAGTCCGGTAAGTTTACCTGGAAATACGCGGCCTGCGGTATCTATAACGGATTTCTTCTCCTGCTTGAAGGCACATGGAACACGCCGCCCGCGATAGGCAGCGGCGCCTATTATGATATGGACGGGAAAAGATGGCTTCCAGCGCCTACGGGGCGTACGGCGTCAAGGAACTGCGGAGCCTCCGTGGTCGTCGGCGATCACCTCTACCGAGCGGCGATAACGGATTTCTTCGGCGGCGTTGAGGACGCCTTCGAACGTCTGGATCTGCGCGATGATGCGCCGGAACCGCGGCCCTCAGGCAGTGGCGGCTGCGCGGGCGGTATCGCCGCAGCAGCGCTGCTGGCCGGTGTCCCGTTGATTTTTGTAAGAAAGAAAAGGTAA
- a CDS encoding LysR family transcriptional regulator, translated as MNTRQMECFIALAEELNFRRAAERSMLTQPALSQQLRQIEAELQATLLFRTNRQVRLTPAGELFLVRAREIVERMRETGNLVRQIEKGISGSITIGATIPAIYILLADIISEMKKTLPNIKVIVHKMDTAAQEEELRKNHIDIGLGHPPFEDETLGSSNIAKIPFEVVMSRENPLAGKEGLTMKDLKDETFILFPRRMGPLQYDNIISLCLQAGFSPKNIIEVSPAQAIIAFAGSSLGIGFIASKQQQFQHPHVVYRPLEGPKPCFTLGTVYRKENVSPVVMTFKKIAEEVGKRAC; from the coding sequence ATGAATACAAGACAGATGGAGTGCTTTATCGCCCTCGCGGAAGAGCTGAATTTTCGCAGGGCGGCGGAGAGATCGATGCTGACGCAGCCGGCGCTGAGCCAGCAGCTGAGACAGATTGAGGCGGAGCTCCAGGCGACGCTGCTCTTCCGCACCAACCGGCAGGTACGGCTTACGCCTGCGGGCGAGCTGTTTCTCGTCAGGGCGCGTGAGATCGTTGAAAGAATGCGGGAGACGGGCAATCTCGTCCGTCAGATCGAAAAGGGGATAAGCGGCAGCATCACGATAGGCGCCACCATACCGGCGATATACATCCTGCTCGCCGACATCATCTCCGAGATGAAAAAGACGCTGCCCAACATCAAGGTGATCGTTCACAAGATGGATACCGCCGCGCAGGAAGAGGAGCTGCGGAAGAACCATATAGACATCGGCCTCGGCCACCCGCCCTTCGAGGACGAAACGCTCGGATCCAGCAACATCGCCAAAATTCCCTTCGAGGTGGTGATGTCCAGGGAAAATCCCCTCGCGGGCAAAGAGGGGCTGACGATGAAGGACCTAAAGGACGAGACCTTTATCCTCTTCCCGCGGCGGATGGGGCCGCTTCAGTATGACAATATAATTTCGCTCTGCCTGCAGGCGGGGTTCAGCCCCAAAAACATCATCGAAGTCTCGCCGGCGCAGGCCATCATCGCCTTCGCCGGCTCCAGCCTCGGCATCGGCTTCATCGCCTCCAAGCAGCAGCAGTTCCAGCATCCGCACGTCGTCTACCGCCCGCTGGAGGGCCCCAAACCCTGCTTCACCCTCGGCACCGTTTACCGGAAAGAAAACGTCAGCCCGGTGGTCATGACCTTCAAAAAGATCGCCGAAGAGGTGGGAAAACGCGCCTGCTGA
- the dgoD gene encoding galactonate dehydratase produces MASNFGNRESLKITKIETIVVNAEMRNWIFVKVCTDQDGLYGWGEASLNWKTKTVVSAVDDLSRMVVGKDPRDIEYCLECMKKQSYYRLGIIGVTAMSGIEQALWDICGKYYGVPVWRLLGGKVRDRVRVYTHLGLGDMRSVYETFETARLVEKAQAVIEKGYDALKVVFIPYSGYLAGNAERKQVGRLMEALRGAVGDSIDIMIDFHGRPESTACALDYIRELVPYAPMFCEEPVQPGDTESLRFVTEHAGCAIASGERLIGFEEFVPVFTARALHVAQPDLSHTGGFLEGKRIAALADAHMIGIAPHNPNGPIAGAVALHYDVSVPNFVIQEEMSKAVPWYDDVVTASPIKREGSFWSLPTEPGLGIEVDEKEAAKHPYKDDVLHSASALLGDGTVTNW; encoded by the coding sequence ATGGCCTCCAACTTCGGGAACAGAGAATCCCTGAAAATCACAAAGATAGAGACGATCGTCGTCAACGCAGAGATGCGCAACTGGATCTTCGTAAAGGTCTGTACGGATCAGGACGGTTTATACGGCTGGGGCGAGGCGAGCCTCAACTGGAAGACGAAGACCGTCGTCAGCGCCGTGGACGATCTCTCGAGAATGGTCGTGGGCAAGGACCCGCGGGATATCGAATATTGTCTGGAGTGCATGAAAAAGCAGAGTTACTACCGCCTGGGCATCATCGGTGTTACGGCGATGAGCGGCATCGAGCAGGCGCTGTGGGATATCTGCGGCAAGTATTACGGCGTTCCCGTCTGGCGTCTGCTGGGCGGCAAGGTCCGCGACAGGGTCCGCGTCTATACGCACCTTGGCCTCGGCGACATGCGCTCCGTCTACGAGACCTTTGAAACGGCGCGCCTGGTGGAGAAGGCGCAGGCCGTAATAGAGAAGGGATATGACGCCCTGAAGGTGGTATTCATTCCCTACAGCGGCTATCTGGCCGGGAACGCGGAGAGAAAGCAGGTTGGCCGCCTGATGGAGGCCCTGCGCGGCGCCGTCGGGGATTCCATAGATATTATGATAGATTTTCACGGACGCCCGGAATCAACCGCCTGCGCCCTCGACTATATCAGGGAGCTTGTCCCTTATGCCCCGATGTTCTGCGAGGAACCGGTGCAGCCCGGCGATACGGAGTCGCTTCGTTTCGTAACGGAACATGCCGGATGCGCGATCGCCTCGGGCGAACGTCTCATCGGTTTTGAGGAATTTGTCCCCGTCTTTACGGCGCGCGCCCTCCATGTGGCGCAGCCCGATTTGAGCCACACGGGAGGTTTCCTTGAGGGTAAGAGGATCGCCGCGCTTGCGGACGCCCATATGATCGGCATCGCCCCGCACAATCCCAACGGCCCCATCGCGGGCGCGGTCGCCCTCCATTATGACGTATCGGTGCCCAATTTCGTGATACAGGAAGAGATGAGCAAGGCCGTTCCCTGGTATGACGACGTCGTCACCGCCTCTCCGATAAAGAGGGAGGGCTCCTTCTGGAGCCTCCCGACCGAGCCGGGGCTGGGCATCGAGGTTGATGAGAAAGAGGCCGCGAAACATCCCTACAAGGACGACGTGCTCCATTCCGCCTCCGCGCTTCTGGGCGACGGAACGGTAACTAACTGGTAA
- a CDS encoding maleylacetate reductase: MISFKCPGGVYNAIPGRILFGRGSLKDVAGEVEHLGGKRALVISTPGRKPLAERTAALIGGSCVGILPEAVSQVPIELAIEGRKKVREMGADCLVAVGGGAAVGLAKGIAYEVKLPIINIATTYSGSEVTGFCGMTIDGVKQMHISLNMLASTLIYDPELTLSLPVKVSAASAMNALAHCVDAVYVSTVNPVVAIAAAEGAKHVFEAAPAVAAAPDDIEARERLLLGSYLAGIALTGGFALQHGLAHVLGGTFHIEHGLAHALVLPYVAAFHARRVPDALVPIAAALKTDVSDLGGAIYDMRAKLGLPSSLRETGFAEKDLDKLVRITIETDNGYNPVPVTEEAVSEIVAQMWGGERPRR, from the coding sequence ATGATTTCATTCAAATGTCCCGGAGGGGTCTATAACGCGATACCGGGCCGCATCCTCTTCGGAAGGGGATCGCTGAAAGATGTCGCCGGTGAGGTCGAACATCTCGGCGGCAAAAGGGCGCTGGTAATTTCAACGCCGGGCAGAAAGCCTCTGGCGGAGAGAACGGCGGCGCTTATCGGCGGCAGCTGCGTCGGCATCCTGCCGGAAGCGGTGTCGCAGGTCCCGATAGAGCTGGCCATAGAGGGAAGGAAAAAGGTAAGAGAGATGGGGGCGGACTGCCTCGTCGCCGTCGGCGGCGGCGCCGCGGTTGGATTGGCCAAAGGCATTGCCTACGAGGTAAAACTTCCCATCATAAATATCGCGACGACATATTCAGGCTCCGAGGTGACCGGTTTCTGCGGCATGACGATCGACGGCGTGAAGCAGATGCACATCAGCCTCAACATGCTTGCGAGCACGCTGATATACGATCCCGAGCTTACGCTTTCGCTGCCGGTGAAGGTGAGCGCCGCGAGCGCGATGAACGCTCTCGCGCACTGCGTTGACGCCGTCTATGTCTCCACCGTGAACCCCGTCGTGGCGATCGCCGCGGCGGAGGGGGCGAAACATGTTTTTGAGGCGGCTCCGGCGGTGGCGGCGGCTCCCGATGATATAGAGGCGCGGGAGAGGCTTCTGTTAGGTTCGTATCTCGCGGGTATAGCCCTCACCGGCGGCTTCGCGCTGCAGCACGGGCTGGCCCATGTGCTTGGCGGCACCTTCCATATTGAACACGGGCTGGCGCACGCCCTTGTGCTGCCCTATGTCGCGGCCTTCCACGCGCGCCGTGTCCCCGACGCCCTTGTCCCGATCGCGGCGGCGCTGAAAACGGATGTCTCCGACCTCGGCGGCGCGATCTACGATATGCGCGCGAAGCTCGGCCTCCCCAGCAGCCTCCGGGAGACGGGCTTTGCCGAAAAGGACCTTGATAAGCTCGTGCGTATCACTATCGAGACGGATAACGGCTATAACCCGGTACCGGTCACGGAAGAGGCCGTATCGGAAATCGTCGCTCAGATGTGGGGCGGGGAGCGCCCGCGGCGTTGA
- a CDS encoding 2-hydroxyacid dehydrogenase: MTAFNGDGIMSAMKISMIGEACKHKEELIKQCAAELEIRELPAEAAYSAEYDPQIAGSDVVITLKYRRPAGEGPDFRVLQVPGAGLDGIETNSLPAGSLLCNVYEHQIPIAEYVMTAMLECELRFSEMRRRFDPRRWASLYYSRVPHGELYTKTLALIGFGGIAREIAKRARAFGMRITAVDKYAKDPDGLADLLTDNGGMDRVLKEADYLVLACPLTAETEGMINAERLAVMKDSAVLINVSRGPLIVEADLYEALRENRLGGAVLDVWWRYPRNRNDEISPAELPFESLDNVICTPHSSAWTRELMWRRYGVIAKNIENLSAGRPLRNIIDYKG, encoded by the coding sequence TTGACCGCGTTTAATGGGGACGGGATCATGTCTGCGATGAAGATATCCATGATAGGCGAAGCCTGTAAACATAAAGAGGAGCTTATAAAGCAGTGCGCGGCGGAGCTTGAGATAAGAGAGCTTCCAGCGGAGGCTGCCTACTCCGCGGAGTATGACCCCCAGATAGCGGGCAGCGACGTCGTCATCACACTTAAATACCGGCGTCCGGCGGGCGAAGGCCCTGATTTCCGGGTGCTCCAGGTTCCCGGCGCGGGGCTGGACGGGATAGAGACGAACTCTCTTCCCGCCGGTTCCCTGCTCTGCAACGTCTACGAGCACCAGATCCCCATCGCGGAATATGTCATGACGGCGATGCTGGAGTGCGAGCTTCGTTTCTCGGAGATGCGCCGCCGCTTTGACCCGCGCCGGTGGGCGTCGCTCTACTATTCACGGGTGCCGCACGGGGAGCTTTACACAAAGACGCTGGCCCTGATCGGTTTCGGCGGGATCGCGCGCGAGATCGCCAAGCGGGCGAGGGCCTTCGGGATGAGGATAACGGCGGTCGATAAATATGCTAAGGACCCGGACGGCTTAGCCGATCTTCTGACGGACAACGGCGGGATGGACCGCGTTCTGAAAGAGGCGGACTATCTGGTGCTGGCCTGCCCGCTCACGGCGGAGACCGAGGGGATGATAAACGCCGAACGCCTCGCCGTCATGAAGGATAGCGCCGTGCTGATCAACGTCTCCCGCGGGCCGCTGATCGTTGAGGCGGATCTGTATGAGGCGCTCCGGGAAAACCGCCTCGGCGGGGCCGTGCTTGACGTGTGGTGGCGTTATCCCAGGAACCGGAACGACGAGATATCGCCCGCGGAGCTTCCCTTCGAATCGCTGGACAACGTCATCTGCACGCCGCATTCTTCCGCCTGGACTAGAGAGCTGATGTGGAGAAGGTACGGCGTCATCGCGAAGAATATTGAGAATCTCTCCGCTGGCAGACCGTTAAGAAATATTATCGATTACAAAGGCTAG
- a CDS encoding DctP family TRAP transporter solute-binding subunit: MFKKISLASMVVMLLLFAVSASFAAGQFKPEYKMSTNVSEITPPGKAVAYFAEQVKKRTDGKVNIKIYWNGQLFAGKASNEFMLMKNGVGDFSISTFMNWAPQFPAGNLFLLPWFVSSEPNKYKALDAIENGKAGAELKQRLSKMGVEVIGWGEQGARELTNNVRPVKTPDDLKNMKIRVVGSPLLMDVFKAMGANPVNINWNETVTSLQQNVVDGHENPYSYIISYKVYEFQKYVTEWSYWIDPLVYVANKKVWNSFPADIQKIIAECAVEAGMYNKCLSRLNLDDGTSERWLKAKGLMPADNKTGAVDPRAYLKDHGTAVNVLTPDQIKQFRNKTESVYDKWTKIIGADLIDLAKKDMASVR, encoded by the coding sequence ATGTTCAAGAAAATCAGTCTAGCGTCAATGGTGGTCATGCTGTTATTGTTCGCAGTCTCCGCCTCTTTCGCGGCGGGGCAGTTCAAGCCGGAATATAAGATGAGCACGAACGTCTCGGAGATAACGCCTCCCGGCAAGGCCGTGGCATATTTCGCCGAACAGGTGAAGAAACGCACCGACGGAAAGGTGAACATCAAAATATACTGGAACGGACAGCTCTTCGCGGGAAAGGCTTCGAACGAGTTCATGCTGATGAAGAACGGCGTCGGCGACTTCTCGATCTCGACCTTCATGAACTGGGCTCCGCAGTTCCCCGCGGGCAACCTCTTCCTCCTGCCCTGGTTCGTCTCCTCCGAGCCGAATAAATACAAGGCGCTCGACGCGATAGAGAACGGAAAGGCCGGCGCGGAGCTCAAACAGCGCCTCAGCAAGATGGGCGTCGAGGTGATCGGCTGGGGTGAACAGGGAGCGCGCGAGCTTACGAACAACGTCCGTCCCGTAAAGACCCCCGACGACCTCAAAAATATGAAGATCCGCGTCGTGGGAAGCCCGCTGCTCATGGACGTATTCAAGGCGATGGGCGCCAATCCGGTCAACATCAACTGGAATGAGACCGTCACCTCGCTGCAGCAGAACGTCGTCGACGGCCATGAAAATCCATATTCGTACATCATCTCCTACAAAGTCTATGAGTTCCAGAAGTATGTCACCGAATGGAGTTATTGGATAGACCCGCTCGTCTACGTGGCGAATAAAAAGGTCTGGAACTCCTTCCCCGCCGATATTCAGAAGATAATCGCCGAATGCGCCGTCGAGGCTGGCATGTACAATAAATGCCTCAGCAGACTGAACCTTGACGACGGCACCTCCGAGCGCTGGCTCAAGGCCAAGGGGCTGATGCCCGCCGACAATAAGACGGGAGCCGTCGACCCCAGAGCCTATCTCAAGGACCACGGGACCGCGGTGAACGTGCTCACCCCCGACCAGATCAAACAGTTCCGGAATAAGACGGAGAGCGTTTACGACAAATGGACGAAGATCATCGGCGCGGATCTCATCGACCTCGCCAAAAAGGATATGGCCTCTGTCCGTTAA